TATTTTTCTTGATGTTCTTTatatcaagaaaaaaatttgtattgGAAACGTGTGTGGCaaatattcaagaaaaaaatggtGTTGGACTGAaaataagaagaataaaaaGGTTTACCCTTTGATTGAGAAGCATACAGGAGAAAACATGAGATGACAAGGGCAGCAAGTTGAAACTTTGACATAGCTATTCTTTGAATGGTATAAGTTTTGATGTTATAAGTTTTAGATGTTAAATGCATGCCTATATATATGTGAGTAGTTGACCTGAAATCTTAACATTAACCAAAAAGTTGTAAAAAgaaacattaacaaaaaaaaaagaaattgttgaccttagaaaatatataaaggaATAATAATTCTAATCTGGAAAGGATTTAAGGTGAGATCTTTTGCAAAAGAAAGAATTGGCAAGTTAAGACACATTCAACTTCCAATCTAACTTCTTGGTCATGTTTGACATATCTTGGCCTTTATAAATgggaaataatttttataaatatttaaaattacgaaaaaataaaacgattatacactattataaatatttaaaaaatagttttatcaCACCGCAACCACCACGACATATGGCTATGGTTACCTCGTCCACCTACAACAGTCCAATGTtatcattgatttttttttattactttgaCTGTTATTCCTCTTTtgattttcagaaaataaaatattttttgtttcacttaAATATGTGTGTTGCCTAGGCCtgagacttattatccgagatccggattcgatccgagatccgttccggatccgctccgaaaataggatatccggggtgtccggatccgaatccggatagtaaaatcttggatccgtgcaaaccgaatccggatccggatatcttaatttttaggtccggatatccggatccggatccgtattttttaaatacattaaatttttaaattttattaatattaatatttgatatattaatatttatacatgaattaatcttataatattatattttagtttctacaatattataaaaatataaaaacggatatccgcggataatagaatatcgagacggatatccaaaacccggatatccggaaaccacgaatccggatattaaatccacggatccggatccggatactgtaaatttcccggatatccggatccgtcccagggCCAGTGTTGCCACTTGCCAACAAATATGTTagctttaattattttaaaagagaaGATGTTACAACTTTTGTTATTCTGATtaccaaacacaaaaaaaagtttgggtATCCTCTATTATAAATCGTTATCATCGTTAATCAGAGGCTCGGTTCATTTTCAACTTAAAAAGGAGATTAGGTTACTCCCTccttttcaaaataattattcgACGGGAAATTACATATTTaccattttcatttttatcaccACTgaaaagacattttcaaaaatattttcttcattaagtgtTATAAGActcttatatttttgttttctatatatataataaatcattatttaaataaataaaaatttaatttttttaaaacattatattttagggtttcaaattatacttttttcaaatttgaacatttttataaaacaaaatttaaatttcttttttcaatttttttttttgaaaatcgaaaactatgtttgaaactatttaatttttttatatatatttttcaactatttatttatacatttattagaatcataaatttcacattccaaaaactctacTCCACCCCTCAATTCTAGACCCTAAGTTTAGATTAGCTAACTCTATGAGTATAAGTGTCTTATACTTTTCTTGAGAAtgaaagtggttagtgtaaacatgaaagtgAGACTATGAATGTGATATTTGTAAGAATTTCCCTATATTCTATagttttcacacttattaaaaaaacacgTAAATTTTTGACAATAAATACATTGTTTTCCGTGCTAAACTATTTCCTTGATTTTTAACCAATCAAAGTTcagtaaatacaattaatgtttttgaaatttacaatttgtaATTATTACATACATTAAATTTGTAATTATTACATACATTGAAATGGTAAAATATGAATCTTtcagaaacaattttttttctaaaatatggaTTACtctgaaacggatggagtattatcccctatatattaattaagaatcatttaaaaagttgtaaccttaagtttgtattaattaaaaagagattTTGCTTAGGTGTCACTTAATTAGAATGTCAATTTAGCTTACGCGGCagcttaagaatcaattgaaaaaatgttGGTCCAAATTCAATTACTaggaaacattatattaactcaaaatataagaagcgtgtattttttccttaaataaaaactacataattacctaatatgattaacatatatacgaTAATTAATGACTacgaataataaagatttgataacaatttttgcatccttctttatttttgtttaattttatattattaacaaaaaaattaaacaattacattaaccatataatacaaaaattagatttttttcttatatgttatatttaaatttttttaaacgactttaaattacaaaatgagGAAACATTatctgttatatttttcttatatgttatattttgaatattttaaacagctttaaattataaaaaatgtaaGTCTTCCTTAAACATACGACTAacaacattaaaatgacatgtatcatttcgatggttgatctgaaacttttcaaaaccatatgaaagacaaatgtcaaaataattcaactgtggaaACATTACTGTtgactttttcaagaatgtgttcggtgGCAAAAAATTAGGcttttgtgtcataatttgtttaatgtccaatccgatcaatccatgatatattaattatagtttagttctataatttttaataaaacttaatcCGGTcaatcggaaagaaattatataatagcagcaaaaaaacattgtatacatataaataaaatgatcaaatatataaaaaaaaatagttgataatatatacaaataaattcacCATGTACGAAGGCAAACAAGACTTATCCCGGTATATCTATTAATCGTTAATAGTACTTAGTAACCATATTTAGCTCTAAGAAGCAAGTCTGTTATTCTTCTCTCTGTCTTTTCCCGGGAAATAATATTAACCCGCTTCTCTCTTTCTATGTCAAATAGGAAACAGAGAAAGATTGTTCCTTTGATGCCACATTTGGATTCAATCTCATGAAAATGGGTTCCTTGATTCTTCACATTTTGATTCTCGCCTTATCTTTCACCATCCATTGTTTCCTCCTCGTCAAATCACAAGAACCGCCTCTCTTTACACAATCTCCTCCaccgccgccaccaccaccaccgccgccTCCACTTGACAATGTGACAGACATTCCTGCTCCTTCTCCAGTCTCGGATTCAATTGCGCCTCTATCTTCGCCACCACCTCATCCTCCACCGCGGCGGAGTCCAAAGTCAGAACCTTTTCCACCGCCTCCTGAGCCACGGCGGTTTGGGGGGTCTCCGGAGAAGCATAAGAGAGGTGGATTAAACAAAGGGGAGACTGTGGGACTGGTCTTTGTTGGGTTAATAGCAATGTTGCAGGTGTTGGTTGTTGTCTTCTTGGTTCTCAAGAGAAGGCAATTTATCAGACAGAAAGAAACTCAATGACAGATGCTTAACTACTTTGTAATTCATTTAACAAATGTTTGATTAGAGGGAAGGATTGTAGAGGAGAGAATTTTAGCGGGAAAGATAATGCAAACTGTTATTAACTCATGTATGATGtagaattatttttatgattgcACAAATTATTTGTTTACTTCAAGATGAAACTGATTTAGTTTGGTGGGTTATAAAGGCTTATACTTTCTGCAATCTTTGATTGTGAAGTGTTCCTAGGTGCATTCTTATGAAATGATGATGATGCGGAGATGATTCATACAGCATTAACAGAAGCCACTTCCTTTATTACATTCTTTTCTCTGTTCTGGAAGTTCAGAAAGACTTTTGAACATGGAACTCATAATAACCAGACATAACCTCCTTAGTTAGGATTCTTGTCTGCTTTAAGATTCTAATGTGAATATAGATCTCCTTCAGCAGTTAGGTATCacattttgatttgttttagaAGTCGTTTCTTTTAAGAAACTCCAGAAAGAATATGCAGCCTGATAAAGTGATGTATGTAACCATTAGATTCAAACAATGCATCAACTTAAAAGTTTCCATGTTGAGAGGCGGAACGAGCTGTATGTTCAGAGAGTAACAAAAGAAGAATCAATGGTCTCTTGAAGTTTTTATCTTTtatcctttatatactaaagcacaagtcacatGGCTAATAAAATTCTGACACATGGATTGTGctttaaaattaattagaaaaacaaaactaaatgcATCACtgatataattttcttttgatttaacTGTATCATCGGTTTTGTTCCTCATTCCCACCCACGATTCTACTTTTTTCACTTCGTTTTGAAACCACGAAGTTCACCTCTATCATATAAAACTGTTTATAGCATAAATTAATCCTTTCGTTAAAAACGTTCTTCTAACATCTTGACTTTCTCAAGGAAACAAAACAACTAATCCTTTCATTTCTcctaaattcaattttgatCTTGATAAGTTTCTTCATATCTTATTTTTCTACACCAATTGGAAACTTTTACCATTCATCTCATGGATTAATACTTAGAAGTTTATTGTCCACAAGTTTTTCAGATTCTGTATATTTGATCGATAGTCTTTGAACCTCTTTCAAAGCATCAATTACGCTTGA
This Brassica napus cultivar Da-Ae chromosome C6, Da-Ae, whole genome shotgun sequence DNA region includes the following protein-coding sequences:
- the LOC125588338 gene encoding classical arabinogalactan protein 7-like, translated to MGSLILHILILALSFTIHCFLLVKSQEPPLFTQSPPPPPPPPPPPPLDNVTDIPAPSPVSDSIAPLSSPPPHPPPRRSPKSEPFPPPPEPRRFGGSPEKHKRGGLNKGETVGLVFVGLIAMLQVLVVVFLVLKRRQFIRQKETQ